In Bubalus bubalis isolate 160015118507 breed Murrah chromosome 3, NDDB_SH_1, whole genome shotgun sequence, a genomic segment contains:
- the LOC123465525 gene encoding olfactory receptor 1L6-like, producing MALANLTSRPEFLLLGLMDGTDIHPLLFLLFLGVYLVNALGNLSMVVLVRSDGALRSPMYYFLGHLSLVDVCFTTVTVPRLLAGLLHPGQAVSFRGCFAQMYFFVALGITESYLLAAMSYDRAAAVCRPLHYAAVMTPGRCLALVGASWAVAHLHSLLHTLLISKLSYPRAAPVRHFFCDMTVMLSLATSDTSAAQTAIFSEGLAVVLTPLLLVALSYARILVAVLGVRSAGGRRRAFSTCGAHLVAVSLFFGSIVSVYFRPSFAYSARYDRLASVVYAVVTPTLNPFIYSLRNKEVKGALKRGLRWRAAPPRGVRAGLDSLASQ from the coding sequence ATGGCTCTAGCCAACCTCACCTCCCGCCCAGAGTTCCTCCTCCTCGGCCTGATGGACGGCACAGACATCCACCCGCTGTTGTTCCTCCTCTTCCTTGGCGTCTACCTGGTCAATGCCCTGGGCAACCTGAGCATGGTGGTGCTGGTGAGGTCCGACGGGGCCCTCCGCTCCCCCATGTATTACTTCTTGGGTCACCTGAGCCTCGTGGATGTCTGCTTCACCACCGTCACGGTCCCCAGGCTGCTGGCCGGCCTGCTCCACCCGGGCCAGGCCGTGTCCTTCCGGGGCTGCTTTGCCCAGATGTACTTCTTCGTGGCTCTGGGCATCACCGAGAGCTACCTGCTGGCGGCCATGTCCTACGACCGCGCGGCGGCCGTGTGCCGGCCCCTGCACTACGCGGCGGTCATGACCCCCGGGCGCTGCTTGGCGCTGGTGGGGGCATCCTGGGCCGTGGCGCACCTGCACTCGCTGCTGCACACGCTGCTCATCTCCAAGCTCTCCTACCCGCGCGCCGCCCCCGTGCGCCACTTCTTCTGCGACATGACGGTGATGCTGAGCTTGGCCACCTCGGACACGTCGGCTGCGCAGACGGCCATCTTCTCCGAGGGCCTGGCCGTGGTGCTGACCCCGCTGCTCCTGGTGGCCCTGTCCTACGCGCGCATCCTCGTCGCGGTGCTGGGGGTGCGGTCGGCAGGGGGCCGGCGCCGCGCCTTCTCCACCTGCGGGGCCCACCTGGTGGCGGTGTCGCTTTTCTTCGGCTCCATCGTCTCCGTCTACTTCCGGCCGTCGTTTGCCTACTCGGCCCGCTACGACCGCCTGGCCAGCGTGGTCTATGCGGTGGTTACCCCGACCCTGAACCCTTTCATCTACAGCCTGCGCAACAAAGAAGTCAAGGGCGCCCTAAAAAGGGGGCTCCGATGGAGAGCTGCACCCCCAAGAGGTGTGAGGGCAGGTCTGGACTCACTGGCATCTCAATAA